The sequence AATACGTCAGCTATAAGCTTGGCGAGCCTGTTTTTGATGTGAAAGAGTGTCAGATCCGTGGTGTTACATATTCAGCTCCACTGCGCGTTAAATTACGCATGGTGTTGTATGACCGTGAAGCAGCGGCCGGCACTGTAAAAGATATTAAAGAACAAGAAGTCTACATGGGTGATATCCCATTGATGACTGACAACGGTACCTTTGTAATCAACGGTACTGAGCGTGTAATCGTTTCTCAATTACACCGCAGCCCAGGCGTATTCTTCGATCACGACCGTGGTAAAACCCACTCATCAGGTAAGGTACTGTATAACGCACGTATCATCCCTTACCGTGGTTCATGGTTAGACTTTGAATTCGATCCTAAAGATGCACTATTCGTACGTATCGACCGTCGCCGTAAATTACCAGCGACCATCATTCTGCGTGCATTAGAGTACTCTACTCAAGAGATCCTTGACCTGTTCTTCGAACGTGTTGAGTTCAAGATCAAGAAAGATACTCTGGTTATGACCTTAGTCCCTGAGCGTCTGCGTGGCGAAACCGCCAGCTACGACATCAAGGATGCTGAAGGTACTGTATTGGTAGAAGCGGGCCGTCGTGTGACTGCACGCCACATTCGCCAACTTGAAAAAACTAACACCACTGAACTCGAAGTACCAGTTGAGTACATCGTGGGCAAATATGCTGCTCAAGATTACATCGATCCGGATACAGGTGAAGTATTGGTTTCTGCTAACAGTGAAATCAGCTTAGAAGACTTAGCGAAGTTATCACTAGCAGGCATCAAAGAGCTGAGCACGTTATACATTAACGAGCTGGATCACGGTGCTTACATCTCTGACACTCTGCGTATTGATCCAACCACTAACCGCTTAGAAGCGTTAGTTGAGATCTACCGTATGATGCGTCCTGGTGAGCCACCAACCAAAGATGCAGCAGAAGCACTGTTCCAAAACTTATTCTTCAGTGAAGAACGTTATGACCTGTCTAAAGTCGGTCGTATGAAGTTCAACCGTCGTCTCAGCATTCCTGATGACGAAGGTAGCGGTGTATTGTCTAAAGAAGACATCGTTGCTGTAATGAAGAACATTATTCACATCCGTAACGGCTTCGACGAAGTGGACGATATCGACCACTTAGGTAACCGTCGTATTCGTTCTGTGGGTGAGATGGCTGAAAACCAATTCCGTGTTGGTCTGGTCCGTGTTGAGCGCGCCGTGCGTGAACGTCTGTCATTAGGCGATCTGAACGAGCTGATGCCACAAGACTTAATCAACGCTAAGCCAATTTCTGCTGCAGTGAAAGAGTTCTTCGGTTCTTCTCAGCTGTCACAATTCATGGACCAAAACAACCCGCTGTCAGAAGTAACGCATAAGCGTCGTATTTCTGCTCTTGGCCCAGGTGGTTTGACCCGTGAACGTGCAGGCTTCGAAGTCCGCGACGTACATCCAACGCATTATGGTCGTTTATGTCCAATTGAGACCCCTGAAGGTCCAAACATTGGTCTAATCAACTCATTAGCAAGCTTTGCCCGTACTAACTCATACGGCTTCTTAGAAACACCATACCGCAAAGTGGTAGACGGTGTGATCACTGACGAAGTGGAATACTTGTCAGCGATTGAAGAAGGTCGTTATGTAATTGCACAGGCGAACATCGAAGTTGACTCTGAAGGCCGCATGGTTGAAGAGCAGATCGCATGTCGTCACAAAGGTGAATCTACCTTTATGCGCGCATCTGACATTCAATACATGGACGTATCGCCACAACAGATTATTTCTGTTGCTGCGTCTCTGATCCCGTTCTTAGAACACGACGACGCGAACCGTGCATTGATGGGTGCGAACATGCAACGTCAAGCGGTACCAACATTGCGCTCTGAAAAGCCGCTAGTAGGTACGGGTATTGAACGCACGCTCGCTGTGGATTCTGGCGTAGTTGTTGCCGCCAAACGTGGCGGTGTGATCGATTACGTTGATGCGAGCCGCATCGTCGTTAAAGTAAATGAAGACGAGCTGCGCCCAGGCGAAGCGGGTATCGACATTTACAACCTGACTAAGTACACCCGTTCTAACCAAAACACGTGTATCAACCAACGTCCATGTTGCAGCGTTGGTGAGCCAGTTGTACGTGGTGACGTGTTAGCAGACGGTCCGTCTACTGACTTAGGTGACTTAGCCCTTGGCCAGAACATGCGTATCGCGTTCATGCCTTGGAACGGTTACAACTTCGAAGACTCGATCTTAATTTCTGAGCGTGTTGCACAGGAAGACCGTTTCACCACTATCCACATTCAAGAGCTGTCTTGTATCGCTCGTGATACTAAGCTGGGTAGCGAAGAAATCACGGCTGACATTCCAAACGTAGGTGAATCTGCGCTGTCGAAACTCGACGAGTCAGGTATCGTTTACATCGGTGCAGAAGTGAAGGGCGGCGACATTCTGGTTGGTAAAGTGACGCCAAAAGGCGAAACACAACTCACTCCAGAAGAGAAGTTACTGCGCGCCATCTTCGGTGAGAAAGCGTCTGATGTGAAAGACAGCTCACTGCGTGTACCTAACTCTGTTAAAGGTACCATCATCGACGTTCAGGTATTTACCCGTGACGGCGTTGAAAAAGACAAACGCGCCATTGAAATCGAAGAAATGCACATTGCCCAAGCTCGTAAAGACTTAGGTGAAGAGTTCAAGATCCTTGAAGAAGGTGTATTGAGCCGTGCACGCAACTTATTATTAAGTGCCGGTTTCTCTGAAGCACAAATCGCAGCATTGCCACGTAAAGATGTATTGGTTCAAGTCATTGACGATGAAGCCAAACAAACTGAGCTTGAGCAATTAGCTGAACAGCATGAAGAGCTGAAAGCAGACTTCGATAAGAAGTTTGAAATCAAACGCCGCAAGATCACCCAAGGTGATGACTTGGCACCAGGCGTACTGAAGATCGTTAAGGTTTACTTAGCGGTTAAACGTACTATCCAACCAGGTGACAAGATGGCGGGTCGTCACGGTAACAAGGGTGTTATCTCTAAGATTAACCCAATTGAAGACATGCCGTACGACGAGCAAGGCAATCCTGTGGACATCGTGTTGAACCCGCTAGGTGTTCCATCACGTATGAACATCGGTCAGGTTCTTGAAGTTCACTTAGGTGCTGCGGCTAAAGGTATTGGTCACAAGATTGCTGCCATGCTGGAAGATCAGCGCGAGAAGGGACTTGCTGAAGTACGTAATTACATCAAACAAGTGTACGAATTAGGTGACGAAGTGCAGCAGCGCGTTGACATCGATTCATTCACTGACGATGAGTTACTGCGCTTAGCGAACAACCTGAAAGGCGGTATCCCAGTTGCTACACCAGCCTTCGATGGTGCTAAAGAGAAAGAGATCAAGCAGATGCTTGAGCTTGCAGGCTTGCCAACCTCTGGTCAGCTGAAGTTATTTGATGGTCGTACCGGTAACGAATTTGAGCGTCCAGTAACTGTTGGTTACATGTACATGCTCAAACTGAACCACTTAGTTGACGACAAGATGCACGCCCGTTCTACCGGTTCGTACAGCTTAGTGACTCAACAACCATTGGGCGGTAAAGCTCAGTTCGGTGGTCAGCGTTTCGGGGAGATGGAAGTGTGGGCACTCGAAGCATACGGTGCCGCTTATACGCTTCAAGAAATGCTCACCGTGAAATCGGATGACGTTAACGGTCGTACACAGATGTATAAGAACATCGTCGACGGTAACCATCAGATGCAGCCTGGCATGCCAGAGTCCTTCAACGTATTACTGAAGGAGATCCGTTCACTCGGTATTAATATCGAGTTGGATCAGGAATAAGCGTCGCCTTAAGGTAACGTTTGGCAACAGAATGGTGCTCCGCAGTCGCGGAGCACCCGGTTTAACTCCTTCAGGAGAGAAACGTGAAAGACTTATTAAAGTTTCTGAAACAGCAAAGCAAGACTGAAGAATTTAACGGTATCAAAATTGGTCTGGCATCGCCTGATCTGATCCGTTCTTGGTCTTTTGGTGAAGTTAAGAAGCCAGAAACCATTAACTACCGTACCTTCAAGCCTGAGCGTGAAGGTTTGTTCTGTGCGCGTATCTTTGGCCCAGTCAAAGATTACGAATGTTTGTGCGGTAAGTACAAACGTTTGAAGCACCGTGGTGTGATCTGTGAAAAGTGTGGCGTTGAAGTTACCCAGACTAAAGTACGTCGTGAGCGTATGGGTCACATTGAACTGGCTAGCCCAGTTGCCCACATTTGGTTCTTGAAATCACTGCCGTCCCGTATCGGTTTAATGCTGGATATGACGTTGCGTGATATCGAGCGCGTACTGTATTTTGAATCATTTGTCGTGATCGAGCCTGGCATGACCAGCCTTGAACGCGGCCAAATGCTGACAGAAGAAACCTATCTGGATGCATTAGAAGAGTACGGTGACGAATTCGAAGCCAAGATGGGTGCTGAAGCGGTATTAGAACTGCTACGCGCAATCGATCTCGAAAAAGAAATCGAACAAATGCGTGAAGAGCTGCCATCAATCAACTCTGAGACTCGTCGTAAGAAAGTGACCAAGCGTCTTAAGTTGATGGAAGCGTTCCACACTTCTGGCAACAAGCCAGAGTGGATGATCTTAAAAGTACTGCCTGTGTTACCACCTGACTTACGTCCGCTGGTACCGCTCGATGGTGGCCGCTTCGCGACGTCAGATCTGAACGATCTGTATCGCCGCGTGATCAACCGTAACAACCGTTTGAAGCGTCTGTTAGATTTAGCTGCGCCAGACATTATCGTACGCAACGAAAAGCGTATGTTACAAGAGTCTGTTGATGCGCTATTAGATAACGGTCGTCGTGGTCGTGCTATTACCGGTTCTAACAAACGTCCTCTGAAATCTTTGGCCGATATGATCAAAGGTAAGCAAGGTCGTTTCCGTCAGAACTTGTTAGGTAAGCGTGTTGACTATTCAGGTCGTTCGGTAATTACCGTAGGTCCAACTTTACGTCTGCACCAATGTGGTCTTCCTAAGAAGATGGCACTGGAACTGTTCAAGCCATTCATCTATGGCAAGCTGGAAGGTCGTGGCTTAGCTACTACCATCAAAGCGGCTAAGAAGATGGTTGAGCGTGAAGTGGCGGAAGTTTGGGACGTTCTGGATGAAGTGATCCGCGAACATCCAGTGATGCTTAACCGTGCACCAACACTGCACAGACTCGGTATCCAAGCGTTCGAGCCTGTACTGATTGAAGGTAAAGCCATCCAGTTACACCCACTCGTTTGTGCGGCATACAACGCCGACTTCGACGGTGACCAAATGGCGGTACACGTACCGTTAACACTGGAAGCGCAGCTTGAAGCTCGTGCTCTGATGATGTCTACCAACAACATTCTGTCACCAGCGAACGGCGAGCCTGTAATCACTCCGTCTCAAGACGTGGTATTAGGTCTGTACTACACCAGCCGTGAGCGTATCAATGGCCGTGGTGAAGGTATGTACTTTATGTCTGTTGCTGAAGTTGAAAAAGCTTACGCAACGGGCGCTGCTGAACTGCATGCCCGCGTGAAAGTGCGCATCACTGAAACCATCATTGATGAAAACGGTGAGCGCAGCGAACAACGCCGTATCGTAGATACTACGGTTGGTCGTGCTCTGCTGTCACAAATTCTGCCAGCAGGTTTGTCATTTGATCTGGTTAACCAGAACATGGGCAAAAAGCAGATTTCTAAACTATTGAACACTTGTTACCGTCAATTAGGTCTGAAAGATACGGTTATCTTCGCTGACCAACTGATGTACACCGGTTTCCGTTACGCAACTATCTCTGGTGCCTCTGTCGGTATCGACGACATGGTGATCCCAGCTGAGAAGTACACCTTAGTGGCTGACGCTGAAGCAGAAGTGCTCGAAATTCAAGAGCAGTTCCAATCAGGTCTGGTAACCGCGGGTGAGCGTTACAACAAAGTAATCGACATCTGGGCAAGTGCGAACGAAAAAGTTTCTAAGGCGATGATGGAAAACCTGTCAACTGAGACAGTGATTAACCGTGATGGCGTTGAAGAAAAACAAGCTTCGTTCAACAGCATTTACATGATGGCCGACTCGGGCGCTCGTGGTAGTGCCGCACAGATCCGTCAGTTAGCGGGTATGCGTGGTCTGATGGCGAAGCCAGACGGTTCGATCATCGAAACCCCAATCGTAGCGAACTTCCGTGAAGGTCTGAACGTTCTTCAGTACTTCATTTCAACCCACGGTGCGCGTAAAGGTCTAGCCGATACCGCATTGAAGACAGCGAACTCGGGTTACCTGACTCGTCGTCTGGTTGACGTTGCTCAAGACTTAGTGGTCATCGAAGACGATTGTGGTACTCACGAAGGTCTGACAATGAAGCCGCTGATCGAAGGTGGTGACGTGGTTGAGCCATTACGTGAACGCGTACTGGGTCGTGTGGTTGCAGTTGATGTGTTCTATCCAGGCACCGAAGACGTTCTTGCTCCACGTAACACGCTGCTCGATGAGGCATGGTGTGACAAGTTAGAAGAGCATTCAATCGATGAAGTGATTGTTCGTTCAGTCATTACCTGTGATACCGATTTTGGTGTGTGTGCTGCTTGTTACGGTCGTGACTTGGCCCGTGGTCATATCATCAACCACGGTGAAGCGATCGGTGTTGTGGCTGCACAATCAATCGGTGAACCTGGTACACAGTTAACGATGCGTACGTTCCACATCGGTGGTGCGGCGTCACGTGCGTCTGCAGAAAACAACGTTCAAGTGAAGAACTCTGGTTCGTTGAAACTGCACAACGCTAAGTACGTAACAAACACTGACGGCAAGCTGGTTATCGTTTCTCGTTCTTCTGAACTGGCAATCATCGACGAGTTAGGTCGTGAGAAAGAGCGTTATAAAGTGCCTTACGGGACTGTGCTCGAGAAGTTAGAAGAAGCATCAGTAGAAGCGGGCGATATTATCGCTAACTGGGATCCACATACTCACCCAATCATTACTGAAGTGGCGGGTAGCATTAAGTTCGTTGATATGATCGACGGTGTGACCATGACTCGTCAAACAGACGAATTGACTGGTCTGTCATCAATCGTAATCCTCGACGTAGGTCAACGTGGTTCTGCGGGTAAAGAAATGCGCCCAATGATCCGTCTGGTTGGCGCCGACGGCAGCGACCTGATGATCCCAGGTACTGAAGTGCCTGCACAATACTTCTTACCAGGCAGTGCGATCGTTAACCTTGACGACAACGCGCAAATCGCCGTGGGTGACGCGTTAGCACGTATTCCACAGGAATCGTCTAAAACACGCGACATCACGGGTGGTCTGCCACGCGTTGCCGACTTGTTCGAAGCCCGTAAGCCAAAAGAGCCAGCAATTCTGGCGGAAATCTCTGGTACCATCTCATTTGGTAAAGAGACCAAAGGCAAGCGTCGTTTGGTGATCACACCAGCGGATGGCGGCGAACAGTATGAAGAGATGATCCCGAAATGGCGTAACTTAAACGTGTTCGAAGGTGAAAAAGTCGAACGTGGCGAAGTTATTGCTGACGGTCCAGAAGCGGCGCATGACATTCTGCGTCTACGTGGCATCCACAACGTAGCAAACTACATTGTGAACGAAGTGCAAGACGTTTACCGTCTACAAGGCGTGAAGATCAACGATAAACATATCGAAGTGATTATCCGTCAAATGCTGCGTAAGTGCGTGATCACTGCTGCTGGTGACAGTGAGTTCTTAGAAGGCGAACAAGTCGAAGTGTCTCGCGTTAAGATCGCTAACCGCGAACTTGTCGAACAAGGTAAAGTGCCTGCGACCTTTGAACGTGAACTGCTCGGTATTACCAAAGCGTCTCTGGCAACAGAATCGTTTATCTCTGCAGCGTCGTTCCAAGAAACAACTCGCGTACTGACAGAAGCTGCTGTAGGTGGTAAGTCAGATAACTTACGTGGTCTAAAAGAGAACGTTATCGTTGGCCGTCTGATCCCAGCCGGTACAGGTTACGCTTATCACAAGACCCGTAACGATGCCCGTGCTAAGAAAGACGAGCCAGTTGTAGTGAATAAGATCACTGCAAGCGAAGCTGAACAAAACCTTGCAGACCTCTTAAACCTGGCTGGTAGCCAAGATTAAGTAATCAGTTTGTAACAAAAAGGCGCCGTTGGCGCCTTTTTCATTGGAATATGCCGCAAAAGTTGGCTATTTCTTGACAGTTAGGCTTTACCTTTCTAAAATTCCGCGTCCCACCATTGTGGGATATAGATTTTTCACACCTTATCGTTGAGTTTGATTCAACTGACTCGGAGCTATACATGGCAACTGTAAACCAGTTGGTACGTAAGCCACGCGCGCCAAAAGTCGACAAGACTAATGTGCCTGCGTTGAATGCGTGCCCACAAAAGCGTGGTGTTTGTACACGTGTGTACACAACTACCCCTAAAAAACCTAACTCTGCACTACGTAAAGTAGCTCGTGTGCGTCTAACTAACGGTTTCGAAGTAACTTCGTACATCGGCGGTGAAGGCCACAACCTGCAGGAACACAGCGTGATTTTGATCCGTGGTGGTCGTGTTAAAGACTTACCAGGTGTTCGCTACCACACTGTTCGTGGCGCATTAGACTGTGCAGGCGTGACTTCACGTCGCCAAAGCCGTTCTAAGTACGGTGCTAAGCGTCCTAAGTCTTAACGTATCCGTTAAGTAAGGCCAAGCTAGTTTATTTTGAGAATTCCAGTTTTGGAAATCCCTGAAGCATACGGAGAATTGTTATGCCAAGACGTCGCGTTGTAGGACAACGTAAAATCCTACCAGATCCAAAGTTTCACAGTGAGTTGCTGGCTAAGTTCATCAACGTCATTATGCAGGACGGCAAAAAGTCGACTGCTGAAAAAATCATTTACAAGGCTCTTGATGTTATCGCTGAAAAGAAAGGCGCTAACCATTTAGACATCCTTGAAGCAGCCCTGGACAACGTTCGCCCATCAGTCGAAGTTAAATCTCGTCGCGTTGGTGGTTCTACATACCAGGTACCATGTGAAGTTCGTCCTGTGCGTCGTAACGCACTGGCGATGCGCTGGTTAGTTGAAGCTGCACGTAAGCGTGGTGAAAAATCTATGGCTTTACGTCTAGCAGGTGAAATGCTAGATGCGTCTGAAAACAAAGGTACTGCTGTTAAGAAGCGTGAAGACGTGCACCGCATGGCTGAAGCTAACAAGGCCTTTGCTCATTACCGTTGGTAATCTGATGGTGTGGGCTTAGGCCCACACCATTGTTGTTGATATTGCCAAGACAACCGTCTTGGTCGAGAGGGTATAATCGTGGCTCGTACAACCCCAATTGAGCGTTATCGTAATATCGGTATTTGTGCTCATGTGGACGCAGGTAAAACCACCACAACAGAACGTGTTCTGTTCTATACCGGTTTGTCTCATAAAATCGGTGAGGTGCATGACGGCGCCGCGACCACTGACTGGATGGTGCAAGAGCAAGAGCGTGGTATTACTATCACCTCGGCTGCTGTAACCACTTTCTGGCGTGGTATGGATGCTCAATTCACTGAACACCGCATCAAT comes from Shewanella oneidensis MR-1 and encodes:
- the rpoB gene encoding DNA-directed RNA polymerase subunit beta, translating into MVYSYSEKKRIRKDFGKRPQVLDIPYLLSIQLDSFKKFTDQDPTGERGLEAAFRSVFPIKSFSGNSELQYVSYKLGEPVFDVKECQIRGVTYSAPLRVKLRMVLYDREAAAGTVKDIKEQEVYMGDIPLMTDNGTFVINGTERVIVSQLHRSPGVFFDHDRGKTHSSGKVLYNARIIPYRGSWLDFEFDPKDALFVRIDRRRKLPATIILRALEYSTQEILDLFFERVEFKIKKDTLVMTLVPERLRGETASYDIKDAEGTVLVEAGRRVTARHIRQLEKTNTTELEVPVEYIVGKYAAQDYIDPDTGEVLVSANSEISLEDLAKLSLAGIKELSTLYINELDHGAYISDTLRIDPTTNRLEALVEIYRMMRPGEPPTKDAAEALFQNLFFSEERYDLSKVGRMKFNRRLSIPDDEGSGVLSKEDIVAVMKNIIHIRNGFDEVDDIDHLGNRRIRSVGEMAENQFRVGLVRVERAVRERLSLGDLNELMPQDLINAKPISAAVKEFFGSSQLSQFMDQNNPLSEVTHKRRISALGPGGLTRERAGFEVRDVHPTHYGRLCPIETPEGPNIGLINSLASFARTNSYGFLETPYRKVVDGVITDEVEYLSAIEEGRYVIAQANIEVDSEGRMVEEQIACRHKGESTFMRASDIQYMDVSPQQIISVAASLIPFLEHDDANRALMGANMQRQAVPTLRSEKPLVGTGIERTLAVDSGVVVAAKRGGVIDYVDASRIVVKVNEDELRPGEAGIDIYNLTKYTRSNQNTCINQRPCCSVGEPVVRGDVLADGPSTDLGDLALGQNMRIAFMPWNGYNFEDSILISERVAQEDRFTTIHIQELSCIARDTKLGSEEITADIPNVGESALSKLDESGIVYIGAEVKGGDILVGKVTPKGETQLTPEEKLLRAIFGEKASDVKDSSLRVPNSVKGTIIDVQVFTRDGVEKDKRAIEIEEMHIAQARKDLGEEFKILEEGVLSRARNLLLSAGFSEAQIAALPRKDVLVQVIDDEAKQTELEQLAEQHEELKADFDKKFEIKRRKITQGDDLAPGVLKIVKVYLAVKRTIQPGDKMAGRHGNKGVISKINPIEDMPYDEQGNPVDIVLNPLGVPSRMNIGQVLEVHLGAAAKGIGHKIAAMLEDQREKGLAEVRNYIKQVYELGDEVQQRVDIDSFTDDELLRLANNLKGGIPVATPAFDGAKEKEIKQMLELAGLPTSGQLKLFDGRTGNEFERPVTVGYMYMLKLNHLVDDKMHARSTGSYSLVTQQPLGGKAQFGGQRFGEMEVWALEAYGAAYTLQEMLTVKSDDVNGRTQMYKNIVDGNHQMQPGMPESFNVLLKEIRSLGINIELDQE
- the rpoC gene encoding DNA-directed RNA polymerase subunit beta' — its product is MKDLLKFLKQQSKTEEFNGIKIGLASPDLIRSWSFGEVKKPETINYRTFKPEREGLFCARIFGPVKDYECLCGKYKRLKHRGVICEKCGVEVTQTKVRRERMGHIELASPVAHIWFLKSLPSRIGLMLDMTLRDIERVLYFESFVVIEPGMTSLERGQMLTEETYLDALEEYGDEFEAKMGAEAVLELLRAIDLEKEIEQMREELPSINSETRRKKVTKRLKLMEAFHTSGNKPEWMILKVLPVLPPDLRPLVPLDGGRFATSDLNDLYRRVINRNNRLKRLLDLAAPDIIVRNEKRMLQESVDALLDNGRRGRAITGSNKRPLKSLADMIKGKQGRFRQNLLGKRVDYSGRSVITVGPTLRLHQCGLPKKMALELFKPFIYGKLEGRGLATTIKAAKKMVEREVAEVWDVLDEVIREHPVMLNRAPTLHRLGIQAFEPVLIEGKAIQLHPLVCAAYNADFDGDQMAVHVPLTLEAQLEARALMMSTNNILSPANGEPVITPSQDVVLGLYYTSRERINGRGEGMYFMSVAEVEKAYATGAAELHARVKVRITETIIDENGERSEQRRIVDTTVGRALLSQILPAGLSFDLVNQNMGKKQISKLLNTCYRQLGLKDTVIFADQLMYTGFRYATISGASVGIDDMVIPAEKYTLVADAEAEVLEIQEQFQSGLVTAGERYNKVIDIWASANEKVSKAMMENLSTETVINRDGVEEKQASFNSIYMMADSGARGSAAQIRQLAGMRGLMAKPDGSIIETPIVANFREGLNVLQYFISTHGARKGLADTALKTANSGYLTRRLVDVAQDLVVIEDDCGTHEGLTMKPLIEGGDVVEPLRERVLGRVVAVDVFYPGTEDVLAPRNTLLDEAWCDKLEEHSIDEVIVRSVITCDTDFGVCAACYGRDLARGHIINHGEAIGVVAAQSIGEPGTQLTMRTFHIGGAASRASAENNVQVKNSGSLKLHNAKYVTNTDGKLVIVSRSSELAIIDELGREKERYKVPYGTVLEKLEEASVEAGDIIANWDPHTHPIITEVAGSIKFVDMIDGVTMTRQTDELTGLSSIVILDVGQRGSAGKEMRPMIRLVGADGSDLMIPGTEVPAQYFLPGSAIVNLDDNAQIAVGDALARIPQESSKTRDITGGLPRVADLFEARKPKEPAILAEISGTISFGKETKGKRRLVITPADGGEQYEEMIPKWRNLNVFEGEKVERGEVIADGPEAAHDILRLRGIHNVANYIVNEVQDVYRLQGVKINDKHIEVIIRQMLRKCVITAAGDSEFLEGEQVEVSRVKIANRELVEQGKVPATFERELLGITKASLATESFISAASFQETTRVLTEAAVGGKSDNLRGLKENVIVGRLIPAGTGYAYHKTRNDARAKKDEPVVVNKITASEAEQNLADLLNLAGSQD
- the rpsL gene encoding 30S ribosomal protein S12 gives rise to the protein MATVNQLVRKPRAPKVDKTNVPALNACPQKRGVCTRVYTTTPKKPNSALRKVARVRLTNGFEVTSYIGGEGHNLQEHSVILIRGGRVKDLPGVRYHTVRGALDCAGVTSRRQSRSKYGAKRPKS
- the rpsG gene encoding 30S ribosomal protein S7, encoding MPRRRVVGQRKILPDPKFHSELLAKFINVIMQDGKKSTAEKIIYKALDVIAEKKGANHLDILEAALDNVRPSVEVKSRRVGGSTYQVPCEVRPVRRNALAMRWLVEAARKRGEKSMALRLAGEMLDASENKGTAVKKREDVHRMAEANKAFAHYRW